The proteins below come from a single Methanosarcinales archaeon genomic window:
- a CDS encoding CBS domain-containing protein has protein sequence METSLPVKEIMTRNPITVDINTKISKAANQMFELDVGGIVVMENNNPVGMLTERDMVDKIISKNLLPDSLELKNVITTPLITLDADEDIQRAIELMLKMHIRRIPIVKDKKLVGIVTENDLVSMSVEMGNILADLISMHRERTPLEREIPEIISRGVCENCGKYTDNLDYLNGSLICESCKEME, from the coding sequence ATGGAAACCTCACTACCAGTTAAGGAAATCATGACAAGAAATCCTATAACTGTAGATATCAATACTAAAATATCTAAAGCTGCAAACCAAATGTTTGAGTTGGACGTAGGTGGTATTGTAGTGATGGAAAACAATAATCCAGTAGGCATGTTAACCGAACGGGATATGGTTGACAAAATCATTTCGAAAAACCTCCTTCCTGATTCATTAGAACTTAAAAACGTCATTACAACTCCGCTTATTACTCTTGATGCAGATGAGGATATACAGAGAGCTATCGAATTAATGCTTAAGATGCATATCAGGAGGATACCAATAGTCAAAGATAAAAAGCTTGTGGGTATAGTAACTGAAAACGATCTGGTATCGATGTCAGTTGAGATGGGAAATATTTTGGCCGATCTTATTAGTATGCACAGGGAAAGAACTCCGTTAGAAAGGGAAATACCTGAGATCATAAGTAGGGGAGTATGTGAAAATTGCGGCAAATATACTGACAATCTTGATTATTTGAATGGCTCATTGATATGTGAGTCATGTAAAGAGATGGAATAA